In Caldisericaceae bacterium, a single genomic region encodes these proteins:
- a CDS encoding SMC family ATPase translates to MIPEILKIKGFLSYNEEQTLDFRKFNLAVISGDNGHGKSSILDAIVFALFGVARSLKSDLKSVVNRNADELKIELIFKEKENIYRIRRKIGKEGKSQVILEQFDPVNESFKNISENTIRETDKKIENIINFTYDAFITSSFILQGQADYFTSKTPSEKVEVLRELINLGIFEKAKNVAKERRKNIEGRVEEIKNKIKDLEEHIKKEVEFTSELSKIQRELEANLLKEKVAKEQIGSLQKRLQEKEKLKTYIEGLNRNIEETLTQHRKKEEELNDINKNIEEYDKILQEKESIVENFEKLKKIREEKNILSIKEKEFIKLTSNQKNIERIIEDKNQHLIDKIESLSKKIKDTIKKKDTNVSEKEDIKKHLSEFESIKVKLEDNLKTSTELLNKKLTELALLKDRIASLRVLKVLFEQYLKEEQQRKNKEKEVKNIDNDIHDTTKQVEKLNKSIEDLENILLNEEPLLKTKKDNEQEIAKVKENIRIEQDKIDIIRRSSQPVCPVCGRELNEEHKHKIEEDTFKTITHLKERLVLVEEALKDSKKKFEDIEKSKIELNKKRIEKERLIERIESLKNKKREEEFELTQTNLNIESLENKIGNIEELQKVKIENLEKELSELQKEIENLNNTVQATREKLNELDRNILVDKTNLKNIEENFLTLQKTLEEDQKEYENLGGILKNKTHISNELEQLYKVKNEIEVLGFDEKYFIELTKKESELKVFEDKFSKLITAEATLKELKNTREKLLIELEDIKRKFESIKNEIVKNNEVLKNFESVENKLLEAQKEETEIQKEILELSNKKAVYEREISEIKQSKNTLQTLEQQLSLESERITVLSKIEEIFGRNGIQITILRQFLTVLEDEVNRFLLKLTDGRMHIQFKTITVDTTHSEKPTLEIYVYEGGSERRYELLSGGEQFRINFALRLGIARFISKLRSAPIEMLVIDEGFGSQDERGRNNIIQEINSIRDDFKKILLVSHLPEIKDNFAYEIKVTKDVNGSRIIQD, encoded by the coding sequence ATGATCCCAGAAATCCTCAAAATTAAGGGATTTTTAAGTTATAACGAGGAACAAACTCTTGACTTTAGAAAATTCAATTTGGCGGTAATTTCTGGCGATAACGGACATGGAAAATCATCCATACTTGATGCAATTGTCTTTGCCCTTTTTGGAGTTGCAAGAAGCTTGAAAAGTGATTTGAAAAGTGTTGTAAACAGAAATGCAGACGAACTTAAAATTGAGCTAATCTTTAAAGAGAAGGAAAACATTTATCGCATAAGAAGGAAAATCGGTAAGGAAGGTAAATCTCAGGTTATTCTTGAACAATTTGACCCAGTTAACGAAAGTTTTAAAAATATTAGCGAAAATACCATAAGAGAAACAGACAAAAAAATTGAAAATATTATAAATTTTACCTATGATGCGTTTATTACATCTTCTTTTATCCTCCAAGGTCAGGCAGATTATTTTACATCAAAAACTCCATCTGAAAAGGTAGAAGTGCTAAGAGAACTAATTAATCTTGGCATTTTTGAAAAAGCAAAGAATGTAGCAAAGGAAAGAAGAAAAAACATTGAAGGAAGAGTAGAAGAGATAAAAAACAAGATTAAAGACCTTGAAGAGCACATAAAAAAAGAGGTTGAATTTACAAGTGAACTTAGCAAAATCCAAAGGGAATTGGAAGCGAATTTGTTAAAAGAAAAAGTCGCAAAAGAGCAAATCGGTAGCTTACAAAAACGTTTACAGGAAAAAGAAAAGTTAAAGACTTACATTGAAGGGCTAAATAGAAACATAGAAGAAACATTAACACAACACAGAAAAAAAGAAGAAGAACTCAATGATATTAATAAAAACATAGAGGAATACGACAAAATTCTTCAAGAAAAAGAATCTATAGTAGAAAATTTTGAAAAATTAAAAAAAATTAGAGAAGAGAAAAACATCCTTTCAATAAAGGAAAAGGAGTTTATAAAGCTTACTTCAAATCAAAAGAATATCGAAAGGATTATTGAAGATAAAAATCAACATCTAATAGATAAGATTGAATCGCTTAGTAAAAAGATAAAAGATACAATTAAAAAGAAGGATACAAATGTAAGCGAAAAAGAAGATATTAAAAAGCATTTAAGTGAATTTGAAAGCATCAAAGTGAAACTTGAAGATAATTTAAAAACTTCAACTGAATTACTCAACAAAAAATTAACCGAGTTAGCTTTGCTTAAGGATAGAATTGCTTCTTTAAGAGTTTTAAAAGTTTTGTTTGAGCAGTATCTAAAGGAAGAACAACAGCGTAAAAACAAAGAAAAAGAGGTTAAAAATATCGATAACGATATCCATGATACTACAAAACAAGTTGAAAAATTAAATAAAAGTATTGAAGATTTAGAGAATATTCTTTTAAATGAGGAACCTTTATTAAAGACGAAAAAGGATAATGAACAAGAAATTGCAAAAGTTAAAGAAAATATAAGAATTGAACAAGATAAAATTGACATCATTAGAAGGTCATCTCAACCTGTCTGCCCTGTTTGTGGGCGGGAACTTAACGAAGAACACAAGCACAAAATAGAAGAAGACACTTTTAAGACAATTACGCATCTTAAAGAAAGGCTTGTGTTGGTTGAGGAAGCGCTTAAAGATAGCAAAAAGAAGTTTGAAGATATTGAAAAAAGTAAGATTGAACTAAACAAGAAAAGAATTGAAAAAGAAAGATTAATTGAACGAATTGAAAGTTTAAAAAATAAGAAAAGGGAAGAAGAATTTGAACTAACACAAACTAATTTAAATATAGAAAGCCTTGAAAATAAAATAGGTAATATTGAGGAATTACAAAAAGTAAAGATAGAAAACCTTGAAAAAGAGTTAAGTGAATTGCAAAAAGAAATAGAAAACCTTAATAACACCGTTCAAGCAACAAGGGAAAAACTTAATGAATTAGATAGAAACATTTTAGTTGATAAAACAAATTTGAAGAACATAGAAGAAAACTTTCTAACACTTCAAAAGACTTTAGAAGAAGATCAAAAAGAATACGAAAATTTAGGAGGTATCCTTAAAAATAAAACACACATCTCAAATGAATTAGAGCAACTATATAAAGTAAAAAATGAAATAGAAGTTTTGGGTTTTGATGAAAAATATTTTATTGAGTTGACTAAAAAAGAAAGTGAACTAAAAGTTTTTGAAGATAAATTTAGTAAACTCATCACAGCAGAAGCTACTCTAAAAGAATTAAAAAATACAAGGGAAAAACTTCTAATTGAATTAGAAGATATAAAAAGAAAATTTGAATCAATTAAAAATGAAATAGTTAAGAATAATGAAGTTTTAAAAAACTTTGAATCGGTTGAAAATAAACTCCTTGAAGCACAAAAGGAAGAAACAGAAATTCAAAAAGAAATTTTAGAACTTTCTAATAAAAAGGCAGTTTACGAAAGGGAAATAAGCGAGATTAAGCAATCAAAAAATACTTTGCAAACTTTGGAGCAACAACTTTCTTTAGAAAGTGAGAGGATAACTGTTTTAAGTAAGATTGAGGAAATTTTTGGCAGAAATGGAATACAAATAACTATCTTAAGACAGTTTTTAACAGTCCTTGAGGATGAGGTAAATAGGTTTCTTTTAAAATTAACAGATGGGCGTATGCATATACAATTCAAGACAATTACAGTCGATACAACACATTCAGAAAAGCCAACTCTTGAGATTTACGTTTATGAAGGTGGTTCGGAAAGAAGGTATGAACTTTTATCTGGTGGTGAACAATTCAGAATAAATTTTGCCTTACGTCTTGGGATAGCAAGGTTCATTTCAAAACTGAGATCTGCACCAATCGAAATGCTTGTAATAGATGAAGGTTTTGGTAGCCAAGACGAAAGGGGAAGAAATAACATAATTCAGGAAATTAATTCAATAAGAGATGATTTTAAGAAAATTCTTTTAGTAAGTCATCTTCCTGAAATAAAAGATAATTTTGCTTACGAGATTAAAGTCACAAAAGATGTAAACGGCTCAAGAATTATCCAAGACTAA
- the mnmA gene encoding tRNA 2-thiouridine(34) synthase MnmA → MKVYVGISGGIDSSVAAYLLKKEGFDVIGVFFKLEKESNLSRCCDITNAHFIAHKLKISFVEIDVSREFENFVKDYFWDTLKLGFTPNPCVICNEKIKFGIGFEYAKKHFGDGLFATGHYAIIEDKHLKKGIDPIKDQSYMLWRLKKDDLNRYIFPLGRFLKTQVKEIAFGLGLKSPKESEDLCFIKGDIREFIKEHLKEKTGKIIDKFGTILGYHKGYYFYTVGERRGLGISYKEPLYVVDTDPINNLVVVSTKKDCYFTGAKLTDVNILEEVSLDEIYEAKIRYQTKPAKCRITKVNDEYTVEFLEKQFAITKGQSCVIYNGDTVVMGGIIKEAIL, encoded by the coding sequence ATGAAAGTATACGTTGGTATTAGCGGTGGCATAGATAGTAGTGTTGCTGCATATCTTCTTAAAAAAGAAGGGTTTGATGTTATAGGAGTTTTCTTTAAATTAGAAAAAGAAAGCAACCTATCACGCTGTTGTGATATTACTAACGCCCACTTTATTGCGCATAAATTAAAAATCTCTTTTGTTGAGATAGATGTTTCAAGAGAATTTGAAAATTTCGTAAAAGACTACTTTTGGGATACCCTGAAATTAGGTTTCACACCAAATCCATGCGTTATCTGTAATGAAAAAATAAAATTTGGCATAGGTTTTGAGTATGCAAAAAAACATTTTGGAGACGGTTTATTTGCAACAGGACACTATGCAATTATAGAGGATAAGCATCTTAAAAAAGGCATTGACCCAATTAAAGACCAATCGTATATGTTATGGAGGCTAAAAAAAGACGACCTAAATAGATACATTTTCCCTCTCGGGCGTTTTTTAAAAACACAAGTTAAAGAAATTGCCTTTGGTTTAGGCTTAAAAAGTCCAAAAGAGAGCGAAGACCTTTGCTTTATAAAAGGAGATATAAGGGAGTTTATAAAGGAGCATTTGAAAGAAAAAACTGGAAAAATTATAGACAAGTTCGGCACAATACTTGGATATCACAAAGGCTATTACTTTTATACTGTTGGGGAGAGACGTGGCCTTGGTATTTCATACAAAGAGCCTTTATATGTAGTAGATACTGATCCTATAAACAATCTTGTAGTGGTTTCAACGAAAAAAGACTGTTATTTTACTGGGGCAAAACTTACGGATGTAAATATTCTTGAGGAAGTTTCTTTAGATGAAATTTACGAAGCAAAAATACGGTATCAAACAAAACCTGCAAAATGTAGAATTACAAAAGTAAACGATGAATATACTGTAGAGTTTCTTGAAAAACAATTTGCAATTACAAAAGGACAGAGTTGTGTTATCTATAATGGCGATACAGTAGTCATGGGTGGTATTATTAAAGAGGCTATTTTGTAA
- a CDS encoding TIGR00725 family protein codes for MRKNKIKVGLIGTSERPNEPVLALVKEIAYKFGYLTAKEGFILFTGGRDGVMEAACHGNFDGNGINVGILPGFDLTQANDFVTIPILTGLPMDMRSLIMIHAVDVVVMIGGKIGTLLELVSTYQNGKPAIVIKGSGDFSDSVDRILIDGIHFDSRKNAPLYFVKTPEEAIEKIKTIFKI; via the coding sequence ATGAGGAAGAATAAAATAAAAGTTGGATTAATTGGGACTTCTGAAAGACCAAATGAGCCTGTATTAGCCTTGGTTAAAGAAATCGCATACAAATTTGGATACCTCACAGCAAAAGAAGGCTTCATACTTTTTACAGGTGGCCGTGATGGAGTAATGGAAGCTGCTTGTCATGGCAATTTTGATGGAAATGGCATTAACGTGGGTATTTTGCCAGGATTTGACTTAACTCAAGCAAATGATTTTGTAACAATTCCAATTTTAACAGGACTTCCTATGGATATGCGCTCACTTATTATGATTCATGCTGTTGATGTTGTTGTTATGATAGGTGGTAAAATTGGCACACTGCTTGAACTCGTTTCAACATACCAAAACGGAAAACCCGCAATTGTTATTAAAGGTAGTGGAGATTTTTCTGACTCAGTTGATAGAATTCTCATTGATGGCATACACTTTGATTCAAGAAAAAACGCCCCCTTATATTTTGTTAAAACTCCCGAAGAAGCCATTGAGAAGATCAAAACAATTTTCAAAATATGA